A region of the Argopecten irradians isolate NY chromosome 16, Ai_NY, whole genome shotgun sequence genome:
CCCTGCCCGAATACCTACAAATACCTCGAGGTcaactatacatgtatgatggAAGGTAAGTCACTATGAAATAGAGAGGGGTTCCATCTCGGGTATGATATCTTTATTTCACGTTGTGTTATCTTTTATCTAATCTCCATTGTCTACCATGTGTTTTTATATCAGACGATAAACAAGGGAAAATGCAAACTGAAGACAAGAATAACAGTTTCAGGGAGGGTTGAATTGGATGTGAGTTCTTATTTCCTATTTCCGTTtgataaacggaactaggaaccagacgcgaattccgtttaacttaaacggaactaggaaccagacccaaattccgtttaacttaaacggaactaggaaccagacccgaatTCCGTTTATTAAAAGTGGTATTCTTCCAGAATATGATTTATCACATAAATTGCttgtccagccatgtcatacggccatgtcataaatatcgtaagacacatgtgtaataacactattatgacgtcacaggtaGTGTTGAtgtcttaatatatatatgacgttgcacgattgtctcagtagacgggaACGTCACATACGTGCCGGattttctactgttttatatagagacaaaatttaaagttttgcttatatttctatttatagaagttatatgataaatagaatctttcatttgtgactatgggatatgaaatttatcagacttgttaaataatttaatatgccACTCGCCTGAAGGCTCaaggcatatcaaattattgaactcgtttgataaatttcatatcacatagccattCATGTAAGATCTTCTCTTTAAATCATAATACCACAACTGTCCAGGGAAAGAATAATGTGCAAATAAATATGGTCATCTTCTGACTCTTTTTTAAAATACGGATTTCTTTCATGTTTCCCTTGAATCCAGCTTCTAGTATGTATGGAAAGTTCACCAATCTGAGACTTTTGTATCTTCCCCTTGTTATAACACCACATATCATATAGCCGTTTTTTCCGTGGGCCAAAATTTTGATCTTAAAACttgaatatcaaattttatcGAATTTAGATTTTCGCAATATGAATTTTAAAGGTATATACCATTAAGCTATTTCTTATTATTGCGCGGATCAAAATTTCGCGATTATAGCAATGTGCCGCGAAAGCGTGAACATatcatccccgcgaaaataaGAGACGATACGGTATcatgttaaatatgtttatttgatgGTTTTAAAATAGGTTCGAGATAGGtttaaatatatcaatcaatattatctatttatagatatgCATTAAAGATCATAAACGATATAATTAAGTATAAGACATGTTTACAGATATTGAAAATTGAATGCAAATATGCAGAAACCTAATCTTAACTACATCGTTTACTACattacaaaatgttataaatgaaaaataaatagatcacagataatttttaaatacaaataaatattcaagTTATGGCTCAGAACCGTAGCTACATCTCGGACTAAAAgcgaaaatataaaattcaaatataataGAAACACAATTGCACATTAACACATCTGTGTTCCATTTAACaattgaaaattataaaaatgttgCTTGAAAGCATTTAATGTCATATCCATCAATACTGGtacatgttacatgtagtaataataatcaaacaaaatgagCACTGGAGTTTAGTTGATTACATAAGTCAAGAtaagaacgaatatacgtacccggcctacaaTACTTCTACAaacgacaccattatctgtctagaGGTATTTTGAGGTGGAATATTACAGCTAAAGCCTCGATTTTTTCAGGGAATCCGAGGGATAATCTAAAAACTATATTGTTCAACAAGGGCAATATAAACACAGCATGATAAATATTgaagaagttttattttattcaattcacttcatgaaaatattttgtggaATAAATTTCAGAAACAACAACAAAGGCTTTAACTACGATAACATCAACCAGCATAATTACGACCACTCCAGCTACTACCACTGAACTGACGACCACTCCAGCTACTACCACTGAACTGACGACCACTCCATCCACAAACACTGAGACGTCCAACAAGCCACAAAATTCAGACATGACTACAGCTGTAGCAATTGTTGAAACAGCAGATCCTTACTACATAACCGTCCCATCTCAACATGTTAACACCAGCTGTTGTGCTTGTTTTTACAAAAGGACAAATCAAACATGCCCGGAAGGCGATCTTCCATGTCTGCTTGAATTCCTAAAACGGGAACTACTTCTCAAGACGTCTACACTCTCATTGTATAAGCGAACAAAAATTAGTGCCTATGATGGACGCACCTCCTCAGCTGTTATTGGCCTGTCTGGTGTCATCATTATAGCCACTGCTTTATCGTTAATAGTGATACCTGATTTCATAGTTTTCCTGAAGTTACTTTACACAAAATACAGGAAAAAAACAAAACGCTGCCCTGTCTGATGACGGTGAAATATGTGTTTTGGTGGCGTCTCACAATTACAGACAGAGGTATTAGGATTAAAGCTATTTTAACAGCattggtcatttaaggacagtcTCCCCTGTTAGAGATATGTTGCGTGTATGCTCCATGTTTTGGGAGCCTGCCGTATGGTAGCGTTCTGTGTCCATTTCATAGTGGGGCCATTGCTATTTTTATAGCAACATTTCACTGCACCATGCCGGAAACAAATAATACCCCCATGCATCGAAAATGTCCGAAATATAACAGTTACCCCTGCATAGATAGAAATGTTAGATAGAAGAGGATAAGAACAATTCAAAGAAAATGATACTGACATAATGTAAAGTGTAGTTTATTTTTATACGGAGACATTATATTACAATTTTTACCTTATACATATTACCAAGCATTTTTGTATAAACTCTCCAGTTGATAAGTCTTAAGAAAACCGTttcttgatattattatttaaacatgGGAATTGtgtgatattattttattatgccACACAAATCTCGATGATCTCAGTTCGGTTTCTGTATATGACGTTGACGCTATGATGTCATCCAGCAATGTAATGCAGCATACAACACAAGGAAGCAGTCGCGTCAAATGAAAATAAGTACGAGTCTTTGACTCCATTGCAATAACAACCATTTCACGAATCATCTATGCCATTATAACAATGCAAATTGATATTTCcttacaatacatacatacgCAGCTTTTCAATCCCTTCACAAATTATCATTACTCATGACAAAAACATATGGTTACATATGTAGTCATATGTAGCTTTATTATGAACATTTAGATATCTACTTAACTATGTAGTCATATGTAGctttattataaacatttaaatatctacatatgtCGCCATATGCAGCtttattatgaaacatttaaatatctacatatgtCGCCATATGCAGCTTTATTATGAATGATTAAGATATTACCATACGTAACCATATGTAGCTTTAAAtttattatgaacattttaaatATCTTGCATATATCGTGTAAATAATTGGTTATATACTAGtggggcgacacctgaaggagtgtcgcagATTAAATGAAGAGACTTgcgaaagggagataactcttggaGCGATTTCATTATGTTAGGTAATCATATCACAGTTTGAAGTAAATTGAAGTAGATCTGATCAAAGAGAAGAGGCCCAAgtgccttaacggtcatctgagttcaaataaagaatgaaacaaagacatatgaACACTATACAAATGCTCATCAGGCTCTTGAAATCAGTCAATGATTATATCAATTTGACCTTTCAGtttttgattccattacatctgtgacatttcctatgaaaaaagAGCAAATTAtactcattaatgtgtttttcctatataaactaaagtacaTTTGACCCCCTTCCCAGAGAAAAATCAGAGACCCAAAGACCACTAATATATGAAGAGCATTTGGTTCCATCATATCTTTGAATtcagaatatgatttttttttaattttaggcattttgatcccttttggctcaaccctctggcccctgggagtcagccagggaaatgctatctcaggctaataactCCATTCAAGTTTGACTCCTTTCTGAAAAATTAgcaaataaatgtattattcctaaataaactatagttaaTTTGACCCCGCTCCCTTGGGAAAATCTGAGAAATTCcttgaaattcacaatttttgtacaGGGCCTTGGGACCTTTAACTCCATGAAGAGattttgattctaccacatctgcgAGTGGAGAAgacgatttttgaaattttagcacTTTTGACTCTTTTTGGCCCGCCCCTCTTCCCCAAGGGGGCCAGCtatgaccaatatggatatgatgttaaactgCTATCTAAGGCTAATacttctaaccaagtttgactcatttcctgtgaaaattgagcaaataatgctcataaatgtgtttttcctgtataaactctagtaaatttgaccccctccctatgGGGAAATTTGAGACCcaagggccatgaaattcacaattttttgtagagggcctttgAATCTTTCAaattatgaagagtatttgattccaccgCATCTcaagtggagaagaagatttttgaaatttcagtcaattttaccccttttggccccctCCCAAAGCCCCCTGAGaagtggggaccatataattcacgatttggattggccttatgccttaaaaGGTGTGTGCAAAATTTCGTTGAATTttcttcagcagttttggaaaagaagtcgaaaatgtaaattgtttacgaacaacaacggacaaaaggcgattagactTGCTATACCTTATATAGTGTATACTTATATGGCCCAAAAAACACAtgtgtttagggttacattggcaaaaaaaatagggtcggtaggacGGGATTTTTTTTCACTCTAAgaaatggccggaaccggagtctgagatcccgacttttatttttttttgagagAGAAAAAGGGGGGAAAATAGGGAAAATAGGGTCATTAGGGTCAGTCGGGTTACACTAAACAGACAATTTTTTTGCCTCATACATACAAGAAAATCATTAGGAATATCTATGTATGAcccaggtaatatcaggtgtctaggcCTCTACTAGGTTCTAGATAAAAAGTTGCTtaaaatttttagcctatttcaaTCCCGTggccttgaataaaggtcaaggtcattcatttgaacaaacttagtagctcTTCATCCTTGATCctagcatatatatacatatagttatCAGATGACATTATCAGTATGTATGGAcagtatctacatgtatgatgtaataaatactaaataatcAATGACATCACTTATATCAGCACAAATCCTAATTACACTGTTGTTCTGCCAAAATATAAACTGATTCTGATATAGTAATAATGGCATGATATCAAAGAAGTGGAAAAAGCATGCATATGACACCACATTTTTTGAATTTTAACCTGGAAATGtgcattttcataaataatcatttaaaagtCTCCGCTACCAACATTTTATCGAAGAGAATCTGTTGTATAAATAAGAAATTGATAATGATATGATTTTGGCCTGACCGAACACTCAATCTCTTTAGTCTTAAAAACACATAAGTTGTTTAGAGAACAAAAAGTCAAATCGTATTTTTACAGAATTGGGcaattaatcaattaatcaagTTAAATAACCAGAAATCATGCTATATAGATTGTATGACAGCAGACACCCAATAAGTTATTATCGCATTAGTAAGTTTTTCGaataaaacataatattgaAGTTCAGCtgaaatatttaacattaacGTTGCATACTTACCACGAAATTGAGCAattaagccaattacctccccttacccatCCCAAATCCTTCCATCTTATCGCATGAGTAAGCTTTTCGAATAAAACAAAAGATTGAAGTTCAGCTGAATTATTTAACGTTAACATTACATACTTACCACGAAATTGAGCAattaagccaattacctccccttacccatCCAAAATCCTTCCAAAATTTGTTTTCCACCCCTTGTTAGAATTGCGTTTACAGTACTGGTCTTTGAAAAATGTTTGTCTTGTGTAAAGTTACAGCATTGTAAGtctatttttaaaattcagtaaaactgcagtaaaacattaaaatgctGTTACGATGAAATCATGTcatcaaaatcaaacaaaagatTTCAAAGAGTTCCATATgtattatatcttatatgtGTAACAAATTACATAGGTTCTTGTAAAGCATTTTTAATCAGTGAatacatggacatgtgtttgaGTTTTGTcagtaggggagataactccaaaaTTGCAGGAAAGTTTGAGCACCAGCCAGCATTTTTTTGCAAAAAGTGATATGTTTTCAGAATATAGCTAAATGAGACATTCTTAGTAAAACTTTATGTACATCTACAATGTTTGTTTGTATAGCGGTGATCTACTTCTGGCTTTATAtattgagagagagagagagatatcaatttaaatattttctatttcaacaTTTGGTTTTAGACTATAATACATGGCTTACTATGTGAGTTTGTACAATAAATTCATGAAAGGCTAGTTCATGTTAGAtaacatcaatcgggaaaactggtcacatcaaaccatgatataatatttaaaatttgtgttgatg
Encoded here:
- the LOC138310904 gene encoding latrophilin Cirl-like; its protein translation is MTAQFNSVPVQESLRIIRQRLEVDQTLAERTILSPQQITDLLEVCLSTTYFVVDRLEVQHVCEGNEKTINCSNRRILIHSARYGRFDSVTCPHPYMANVGCGTDGVDEIRSRCNGRPICRLEALNNLFTDPCPNTYKYLEVNYTCMMEETTTKALTTITSTSIITTTPATTTELTTTPATTTELTTTPSTNTETSNKPQNSDMTTAVAIVETADPYYITVPSQHVNTSCCACFYKRTNQTCPEGDLPCLLEFLKRELLLKTSTLSLYKRTKISAYDGRTSSAVIGLSGVIIIATALSLIVIPDFIVFLKLLYTKYRKKTKRCPV